A region of the Epinephelus fuscoguttatus linkage group LG13, E.fuscoguttatus.final_Chr_v1 genome:
gttttgtattCAACTTTAAAGAACACCATGTGTAAAATGACTTAATAATCTGATAAAATCCTCAAATTATGTAACTTTTCCTTTGTGGAACAAACCCAAAAAGTCTCATTACATTCCTGATACTCCCTTATCATTGGGAACTATGCAATGCACTGCCACAACAGATGAAACACTTTGAGGgcacaaacattttaataagATTAAGAACAAGAAATATCAAGAGCTATGGGCTATGACCAAACAAAGCAGGACTAGCTGCTTTGATGGTAGCAAAAGTCATGATCTAAAGAGAGCAGCTACATGAATGTAAGTTGATCACAGAGACAGGATAGACCTCCCTCAGTAAACACTTAATCAGACAACAGTATTTTGTCTCATTTCTACACACAGGACTTGTTCTTTAACACACAGGGCATAACATTCACCAAAAAAAACTGTACAATGAAAAAAAGCCTGCCCTGTTTTGATTGAGTTACAAACAAGAAATGATTCACATACCAAGGAAATCGTGCAAATAAAGAGTATGATTCCATTCTTCGCTCAGCACGAAGAGGATTGACACCCAATACAAAATGAGAGTGTACCAATAAACAGTGAGCCACAAGGCCCTACCCTTAGGAAGTAAACATctttgaaaaatacatttgggaCATCTTTGTGGCTAGAAACAGACTCATACACAATTTGTGTTGCCATGTGAATTAAgggcaaagaaaagaaattaacCAAAAGCCTCACTGATGCCTGGGCCAGCCCAGGTCTATGCAGGCCAAAAATACATCATTAAATATTCACATAAGTTAGTTATGCATATGGCATCCTGTCATCTACAGACCtaaacctgcttttttttttttgttttaaacatttcatCTTAAACCTGATATCTAAATGACGACTGTGACGTTTACATAAACTGTATGACTTAGTACACACATCAGCGGTACAGACTACACAGGAATTAACTTCTGTTGCTATGAGGCACAGCATTTACAATAACTTAATACTTGTTGATGCCGAAAATCCTCACTCCGTGTAGTTGTGGCAGCTTGGGGATCAGGACGCTCAAAAGTGAGGCAGTGTTTATGACAAAGTGTGCTGTGTCATACTTTGTGTAGAAACTTGCCAAGAAGTATCTGTGGAAGCAAAACAGATGGGTtcgttacaaaaaaaaaaatccctcttgatacaagaaataggcaatgagAGGATTCATATAAATTTCAGTTTCAATGACAGTTACACAAcagttaaagggtaacttcggtattttttaacctgggcccaattttctcatgtttttgtgtctaagtgactaatggcaATAACAGTTCTTGAAACTGGTCCAATTTTGAGTGAGAtgactgcagctggcagcagcaatgcatgctgcaatgtaaccacttggggcaacTGTGCACTGTAGATTTACTTCCACTAAGCTACTTGTCAGTGACAGGCTCCGATTGTTTTTCTAAGTTTCTGACAACATcttggaaaggatccctactgAGATAGAcctgtttgttaaaaaaaaaacaaaaaaaccagatcctttttgtttaaccagaaacagcctcgcAATcgccatcgccaaacccaccagactccatttaaataaacagtgattttatcatcaaaaaacacactttattagaagtctgcaaaaacaaaacaaaaatcacaaaagccatcttggttcgtctttccactgttctgACAATCTcaaactctggtttggttggaATAAAACCTTATTCATCCAGTTAGATGTGAGAATATGCTGGCTTTAttcatgctaaaattactgtttatttaaatggagtctggtgtatTTGTCCATAGCAACTTGAGGGTTGTTTCAAGTCACACAAAAATTAGtttactctttaacacaaaaATCTGTCACTGTAAAGATCCTTTCCACAATGTTGTCGGACACTTACAATAATAATCTAAggctgtcagtggcaaaaacaaagacTTTCATTGGATGTAAATTATTGATGCAcaattgccccaagtggttacattgcagcctgtttcgttGCTGCAGACTGCTGCcttctcgctcaatactggaccagtatCAAAagctgttgttcccattagtcacttagacacaaacatATGGGAAAACAGAGTCCAGGTTGAGTTACCCttaaatgctgctgtcacaATCACCATATCTAATGATGATAAAATGCTTTCCTTTCTGTCTGGTAGTCTGTGGGAAAGACCCAGGATTGGATAAAACTATTAAGTTTTACTTCTCCATATCCATGTCTAAATCAGTGCAAAGACAGAATTACATGATATCTAATACATACAGAATGATTGGGGAGATGGTGAAAAACTTTCTAGATGAAGTGAACTGCACGCCGTAGTCAAGCTGTTCCCAATGTGTAAGAAGTCTGGCTTTTCCTTGGTCAGGTGTCTCGAAAGGTGTGCCTTTCACTGCATGCATAAAGACATACATTCCCTGTGGAGACAAAAACATAGCCAGTAAAGCAGTGATTGCagtttgtaaataacaacaccatAGCAGACTGATTAAATGGAGTTTCTGTTTCCATCTTTCatcattttctccatgataactTAGATAATACTGTAGGTTATGACTGATGTTCACAATATATGGGAATAAAAGTGTGAAAAAGGAGTTAGACCATTTCTTCTAAAACAGGTTTAGGGATTTTTTGCAAATACATTGTGTTGAGCTTCTGGCTGTAGTATAAAACTCTGCGTTTACTTTTCCTCTTGTTTGACAAACTAGCAAGAAGAAAGAGAACAATGACTTTTGGTATCTGAGCTGCACAGCGTTTaaagaagaataagaataactttattcatcccctaggggaaattcaattatctgTCAGTGGGGAACACCACCTACATTAAgaattcaaatgtgtttttttccatgatCTAGGAAAGTTCAGTCAATATATTAACATGATCTACCACCATGCTGACCTATATATCCTAAAACACTGCagttatggctgaaaatgacaacagaaatgcAGATTTTACATATCTcggcaacagaaatcaatcTCCAGTTGACTACTCAGAAGTGATTGTTGCTGTTagggtgacatcactgtgatttGTCTATACCCAAGTGAGCTTTATTCAACTGTAGGGTTCTCAAGGTTCTCTCTTGCAACAGAAAATGGACCAATAAATACAGAACATTCCCCTTAGTGCTCTCAGTATCAATAATAACAATTTTCCCAATTTACTATccgtggagcagctccagatgtTATAccatatgacatcacaaatttgaggttTAGCAccctagtttttggatttgggaaaGAGTTGTTCATCTTTACTGATAGTTTTTGACTGTCTAAGACCACAGGAATAACTGGAATTTTCCTAAAAGGCAGAAAGTGCAGGCAGAAGAATCTCAATAGAAACAACACAGATTTATTGAGAAGTCAGCTATCTTGGGAATGACACCAATTACATGCCTCTATGTCAAAACACAagaatgcagctttaaatggAAAACCTGCATTAAAGatggaagagaaagagaactAAAATGCTGACATACAGCCAAGGCATAATCAGCACACTGCAGTTGTATTGTGTAGAAAACAATAGGCTATAGTTGACCTTAGCCCTTACTGTTAATAGCCTTCCGTATTGGCTGTGATACACAATCCTCGTAAACTGCTTGCACTTCGAGCTTGCACTgcttgatgatgtcacacagatcGACTTTGTGTCTACTATTTGAGGCCAGCCACGTAACAATGAAAGGTCAGTTTTGTCTACAGACCTAATGTGGACTGGGGAAATTATCATAATAGGTCATGCGTCGGGCTGCCACAAAAACAGCCTCCCAAAATAGAGCATATTTTAACaagcacacacaagcacagggCCAGGCAGAACGTAACAGACACTGGCGTGTTAAGCAATTCGTTTGGCTTGTGAGGCTACAACTGACTTTGTGGTATTCAAAATATCTTCTTTCACACccttaaatcaaaaatattgaCCATTCCGGAGAACAATAATCTGAATGGCCTAGTTATTATGTTTGGCATGGTGGGAAGCAGTGACAGTTTTACAGTGTAACTTACAAAGTTGTGTATAACGTTAGTTAGAGTCCACACCACTGGCACGCTGAAGAAGGGTATGCTCAAGAGCACAATGTGAAGTATTCCAACACCAAGGGCATAGGTCAACCAGATCCCTCGACTGTTCATAACCCGAGTATTTGGGTTCACCTCACTGTGTGCCACACCCACATTCATTCTGGTCTGTGAACACAAAACAATACAGATATTCACAAATCAGTATGTATTTCTGTGCCACAGTTGTACCCCCATGGTAATAACACTAACACTTTCATGGAGCCCTGAACATGTCAGATATACTCTGCAAATACCTTCTGTGCAGAGGAGAGCAGACCTTCATCATTTACAGTTTTCTGGATGGTGAAGATTTATTGAAGAAACAAATCTTGTTGCCTAAATGCCCTTGTAGCACTTTGTTCTCCCTGCAGGTCTAAatgtgataacaaaaaaaacccgACACCTTGTGTAATCTTACTGAACTTTACCCTCTGGCACATTTCTAGCTGTACAGTGGATTAAAGACAACGAAATGAGCCTAAAGTGCAGTCACTAAAGGAACTGATGACTTTGCTCCACATTCCCAAAAAGGCCCAATGCAACATTAAGCTGTTAATGTGATTGTTTACCAGCCAGATTAcattttgacaactgacaactGTTTAAAATCTTGCTGTGGATGAGAAGACTATCTTATGATGACTTTCGACCAAGTCTTAGTCCAACATCGCAGAAGCCAAATGACTGTCTTCAATCACCCCAGTGTAACATGAAGCTATCTGCAACATTTGGGATATTAGTGCTCACATCAGTCGAAAAGATTCAAAGTTGACACATAAAGTGATGAATACATACAGTCTGATAATATAACTGATGACGAGACGATTTCTTGTAGAAAGCCTAAATCTGCAACGACAGGAAGGACTGACAACTGGTTGCAATCATTAGACAATATTTGACTTAAGTTACATGACGTTAACGTTACAAATAATACGTGCTTTGGTGCTCAGCCACTGTCACTGATTTAGACTATTCGCTGATTTCTTTTCGTAGCAATAGCAAACTGCATGACTGTTAAAATAACGTTACCTTTACTTTAACAATTACATTAAATCAAACGGATAACACCTCTTGGCGACTAAATGTAAACTGTTTTTATCTATACCTGAAAGTCTATCTCGCCTTACCAAGAAGATGGGTACACACGAGACGTCCCTTGGACATGTTTTCGTCTCCAGTACATAGCCCGGACCAAACCACCACTAGTCTCAACCAAGTTGTTCAGCGTCATTACGTGATTAACAAATGTTATATGGTTAAAAGTGTAGCAATAGACTCCCACACACCAAGCGATGTAAAACTTACAGGTAGTAGCGAGCAGTAGAGGTATTTATGGAAACAAACTGCTATGGAGAGAAATGGTTTATCTCCTTGTTGTTGTGTGCAATTCACGAGCGCAGTCTGCACGTCGTAGACTGACCTGAGCGGAAGTAGACGTGGTTTCAAGCCATGTCTTCGGGGCATTTTATGCCCTGAATTCATCTGTCAGGCTGCATTGGATTATTAAATTTTAGATGACCCTTGAGCACATGATGTGGAGCAAACACttcaaccagaaaaaaacatatcCAAATCTAAGCTGAAAATAGTTGTATTTTCTCAAAACCCCTTTACTGTACATGGCTCATTTAGATTTTTGCCAAAAATAAACTAACCACATGCACAACAATAGTTAAATGTCAAGgctttttttcaactccaggattttccttaaactttcaaacatcaaagaagACGTTTTTAAGATCTCACAACTAATTCACAGTGGAGGGACAGACATGCATATCCctcagtcactcagggaggctcaaggaaatcTTCTGTAGCTTCAGGGAgggtcaataaataaataaaataaagtcaaaccccagccccctcctctgataaaaaGAGAACTGTCCCTAATAGATGTATATTCGTTGAGGAAGCTGATGTTATCAAAAATGAATATCCAAATAAACACATCAGGAATCACATACAAACTATAACTCAGTAAGATTATCTAAGGCTTCACTTCATGATGAAATTAATTGGCAGAATGTTTGGCTTGTGGGTGACAAATTCTGTCTTAATAGTAAAGTTATAGAGGTTTCTTTTAAAATCGTGCATCAAATATATCCAGCAAAAAAGGCAATGAAGAGATTCACACTTTATACTGAATTTTCTTGTACCTTCTGTGAATTAGAAGAAGAACAATCTGCCATTTATCACTGTATGTATACCAGAATATTTTGGGTGGATGTTTGACTTTATATGAGAAGAAAAACTGAGTAAGCAACTTGATTGcagaataaagacattttttatgtgttttgaaAGTAATGAAGTGCAAAAAGATTGTTtacttattgttttttttataccacTGATTTTATTAATGGGAAATATCCACATAACAACAAGAGGTGGGTGAAcactaaaacagatttttaatttttctatcAAGCACTATTACAATATGGCACAGCAATAAGGCGCCACAAGAATAAAAACGCAATAAAAAGAACTATATGTTTGATAAACTATATGTTTGATAAATTACATATAAACTCATGAGACAgtattttaaatttatattactttttatcatttatttcatttttccttcttttctttattattattttttctctgtATATATGTACCCCTGGTATGGTTTgcactgtgtgtatatgttaATGTCTTCACTACGCTTGTtcaataaagaataataaaaaaaaaaatagtagtaCCTGTTAGTCTGAACTCAGggtggaatttttttttacaaagtctTATGAACCCGCCCTCGTGTCACTCCTAACCAATCAACGTGTAATGATGGGGGCGGGAATTAGGTCATTTCCGCTGTGTTGCTCGTGCCAGTTGTTTATGAAAGATTGAACGGCGGCTTCAGTCAAAAGGACTCGTCTAAGTCAGTATTCAGCCATTTAATTTAGCTATTTTTAACGTTCGTATTAGGATTATCATGGGTTGTAATGTCGCCAAGTAAGTTTTGGCGAAATACGGTTTTTAATGGTCAGCTAATGAGTATGAGCAGCTCAAATAATTTGCATAGCGGTtaggttagctaacgttattgATAAATGCTTTCCAACTATTTTATTAAGGTGTTCAGCGTCACATCACGTTTTTGTATTAAAACTGTTTATGCCTAAATGTGTTTCGTTTAACAGTAAACTGGCATTTGTAGGTATCTGTCACTCTCAAATTCTAATATAACGTAAAACTTAAAGGAAAACACCGCCTAAATTAAGAATTGCAAagtgttatttccatggcctaggaatGTGCAATCAGTATTTTTGagcatgagctactctctcttaaagccagaaaccagagaaataAGTTTCTAACTTGTGGTGTCACCACAGGGTATGTAGTCTGGCGCTGCTCCATAAACAGTGAAcgggagactgattttgtgcaaccacaaaatatttgttttcttttttttatacccaggtgagctttattttgttgtagCGTTCTCATTTCTGAATCAGAAAACGCATCTTTATGATCAGAGCATTTCCCTGGGTGCTCTctgtgtcatctagaacatctaTAGTAAGTAATTGtgtatggagcagctccagactttacaccTGTAGGcgtcacaaatttgagttttagcactctagtttttggattttgaTTTGGGAgggagttgttcatgtttactaatacTACTAATACTAATTGCAATTGAAAGTGGGCAATTGATAATCTGTAATGAATGACTCtggttttgcatttctttggtGTTGGGTTAAGGCCAGCAAGGCATCTGGCTCAGGGAGACTTTTGGACCTATCTGAAAACATGAATAATAACAACTGTGTGTACTGGTAATTGCTTGTTCTCACCAATGTATGGGGGACTTTTCTTCAACAGACACCCGAAATCATGAAGCAGCTGCCTCCAGATACTGTGCGGTTGCTGTCCAGCTCCCAGGTCATAACCTCTGTGGTGAACGTTGTGAAAGAATTGATGGAAAATTCCCTGGACGCTGGGGCCTCAAGCATTGATGTTAAAATGGTACAGTGTCTAAATGACAGACTTAAGAATAAggagaaatgtaaaatataattGAGTGGAATTGTTTATAGCATGATTTGTCTCAATAGAGCTGAAAACAATATGTATAGCAAAGGTAGGCTTTAGTTATAAAGATGTTGTTGCCTACTAGATGCATGAGTctattttttgttcattttattaaatatttcttGTAACTGTGCAGTGCAGCAAGTTAATCCTCAGAATttgaaatctgtgtttttttgatACTGCAGTGGTAGACCTCTAAAGTCACCAGATTTGCTTTTTTAAAGTATAACTGCCCTTGTCAATTAGTGTTTTCTTCCCTATTTACAGCAagattgttgttgtgatggatAATGCAATAAGTAAAATATCTAAGTAAAGCATAGTGTGAAACAACACATTGCTATAAACATCCTGGAGAATAGCTCTATTTTTCCATGCAGGTAAAAGTGTGCCTTTACATCTTCACAACTCACAGTACTGATTCCTTCCTCCACTTGCACATGCAGTCTACAGTATTATTCAATTTCATATTGCAGGAGAACTATGGTTTGGATCGGATAGAAGTGCGTGATAACGGCCATGGAATCAAAGCTGAAGATACTCCTGTGATGGCCGTGGCACATTTTACTTCAAAGATCGGTAGCCACGAAGACTTGGAGCAACTTGAGACATATGGCTTCAGAGGAGAGGCACTGGGCTCCATCTGTGCCGTGGCTGAGGTGAGAAGTGTTTAACAATTGTAGTCACTGAATTACAgtcaaatgaaaagaaaacaagacagaTGGGAAGAAAAGTATGACGACTCTGATGACTCTGTGATCAGTATATATGAGGAATGACACAAACATCAAGGTTTTAAAACTATACTTGTATAAAGTGTTtcattgtcttttcttttagGTGGCTGTTATTACAAAGACAGAGGAGGATGACATCAGCACCCACTACACACTTAACTTCACAGGGGAGATTGTTTCTAAGAAGCCTTCTCACTTAGGTCAAGGCAAGTCACCAATAATTGAATCAGTCTTTTAGTGGACAACTAAACCAAAGTCCTATTTTAGATAATGAAATAGTAAAGTGGAACTATACACACATcaagtttgtttacatgcacggtaatattccactattattgtgaatatgaaaatattctgaatttgatgcaggtcatgtaaacagcatattccattTAGATATTCTGAATTTAGCATTTTAGCAAGGGCATAGCCTTAGTACATGAAGCATCAgttctaccaggtgagctactagGTGCCCCagcaaactgactttgtaaaagaaaaattaaaatgctgtgttagagagacatggatcaagagaggaagggcAGGGAGCTTCAGAGAAAGCTTCTgcatagggcccagaatttggtgctatgCTCCTAGCTCCAGCCATTTCACTCttccatattttgatgtgataaatgTCATGTTAGGGCATGTTAATAGTAGTTAATAGGAGTATGTACGGCTGTTATAAACAGGAATTTTAgtggaatatttat
Encoded here:
- the ormdl1 gene encoding ORM1-like protein 1 — protein: MNVGVAHSEVNPNTRVMNSRGIWLTYALGVGILHIVLLSIPFFSVPVVWTLTNVIHNFGMYVFMHAVKGTPFETPDQGKARLLTHWEQLDYGVQFTSSRKFFTISPIILYFLASFYTKYDTAHFVINTASLLSVLIPKLPQLHGVRIFGINKY